A single window of Irregularibacter muris DNA harbors:
- the pnpS gene encoding two-component system histidine kinase PnpS, with protein sequence MFKKIFIGFVLIFILGITLTGMISNAVTKNIYLTQMEEKLIEDGYLVIDYVFDFSLPEDTLSIENIKPIEERTKERITLINQQGVVLYDTDKNSEDMGNHINRPEVMEALQGKIGKEIRQSQTLGQAMMYVALPVVQEREVNYVVRLSIPLERIHSITSGMLRSTLIVGLIGLMITVILSYRYLYSMTTPLKQITALAREMSGGNLSKRISLFRQDELGELATAFNDMADKLQDSMEELKDRNLELESILGSMINGVVAVDLHHRIMMINPSAKVMLNITDGQDIVGANILEVIRNHKLYHGINEFLHNRTKEPMEIILDQGEKRIVKIYINPIKYLSKLERVKGIIIIMQDVTELRQLESIRRDFVANVSHELKTPITSIKGFVDTLSGGQVGDRKTQERFLKIISLEVERLTHLIEDILTLSHLESKPQDNQGQSILIPPLMESIFQMIQPLAQKKEIELRKEYLTPIPQIPFNPEYFKQMMINLLDNAIKYTPHGGRVWVEFMKKDNALVIKIQDNGIGIPREDIPRLFERFYRVDKGRTREEGGTGLGLAIVKHIVQGVKGEIKVESERGKGTIFTIALPLLEE encoded by the coding sequence ATGTTTAAAAAAATATTTATAGGGTTTGTATTGATTTTTATACTAGGCATTACTCTAACAGGAATGATATCCAATGCAGTAACCAAAAATATTTATTTGACCCAGATGGAAGAAAAGCTCATAGAAGATGGATATTTGGTTATCGATTATGTTTTTGATTTTTCCCTTCCAGAGGACACCCTATCTATAGAGAATATTAAACCCATAGAGGAAAGAACAAAAGAGAGGATTACTCTGATTAATCAACAGGGGGTAGTCCTTTATGACACCGACAAAAATTCAGAAGATATGGGCAATCACATAAACCGTCCCGAGGTTATGGAAGCTCTACAGGGGAAAATAGGGAAAGAAATCAGGCAGAGCCAAACCTTGGGACAAGCCATGATGTATGTAGCATTGCCTGTGGTACAAGAAAGAGAAGTCAACTATGTTGTTCGGTTATCCATCCCCCTAGAAAGGATTCATTCCATTACCTCAGGGATGCTACGGAGCACCCTTATTGTAGGATTGATTGGTTTGATGATTACGGTGATTCTATCCTATCGGTATCTTTATTCCATGACTACCCCTCTAAAGCAAATCACTGCTTTAGCTAGGGAAATGTCTGGGGGCAATCTTTCCAAGCGAATTTCCCTATTTCGTCAGGATGAACTGGGAGAACTGGCTACCGCTTTTAATGATATGGCAGATAAACTACAAGATTCCATGGAAGAACTAAAGGATAGAAATCTTGAGCTGGAAAGTATATTGGGAAGCATGATCAATGGAGTTGTGGCTGTAGATCTCCACCATCGGATTATGATGATTAACCCATCCGCTAAGGTAATGCTCAATATTACTGATGGGCAAGATATTGTGGGGGCAAATATTCTTGAGGTTATACGCAATCACAAACTATACCATGGAATAAATGAATTTTTACACAATAGAACCAAGGAACCCATGGAGATTATCTTAGATCAAGGCGAAAAAAGAATTGTAAAAATTTATATAAATCCTATTAAGTATCTATCTAAGCTTGAAAGGGTTAAGGGCATCATCATTATTATGCAGGATGTTACAGAGTTAAGACAATTGGAGAGCATTCGAAGGGATTTTGTGGCCAATGTTTCCCATGAATTAAAAACCCCTATCACCTCTATTAAAGGATTTGTAGATACTTTAAGCGGTGGGCAAGTAGGGGATAGAAAAACCCAAGAGCGATTTTTAAAGATTATTAGTCTCGAAGTGGAAAGATTGACCCATCTCATAGAGGATATTCTTACCCTTTCTCACTTGGAAAGCAAACCTCAGGATAATCAAGGGCAAAGCATTCTCATCCCTCCTCTTATGGAAAGCATTTTTCAAATGATACAGCCCCTTGCTCAAAAAAAGGAGATAGAGTTAAGGAAAGAATATTTAACGCCCATTCCACAAATTCCCTTTAACCCAGAGTATTTTAAACAGATGATGATCAACTTATTAGATAATGCCATTAAATATACCCCCCATGGAGGAAGAGTGTGGGTGGAATTTATGAAAAAAGACAATGCCCTTGTGATAAAGATACAAGACAATGGCATAGGTATACCTAGAGAGGACATTCCTAGACTATTTGAACGCTTTTATAGGGTAGACAAGGGTAGAACTAGAGAAGAAGGAGGTACAGGTTTAGGGCTGGCAATAGTAAAACATATTGTACAGGGAGTTAAGGGGGAAATAAAAGTGGAAAGTGAAAGGGGAAAAGGGACTATTTTTACCATAGCCCTTCCCTTGCTTGAAGAATAA